One window of the Vigna radiata var. radiata cultivar VC1973A chromosome 1, Vradiata_ver6, whole genome shotgun sequence genome contains the following:
- the LOC106774039 gene encoding UDP-glycosyltransferase 1 translates to MTMKKDSIVLYSALGRGHLVSMVELGKFILSHHPSLSINILFLTPPPNQDTPTSPTAFTCAATAKYINAVTAALPSITFHRIPQISLPTVLPPLALNFELCRATTHHLRRIINSISLSSNLKAVVLDFMNHSAARVTHTLQIPTYFYYTSGASTLAILLHQIILHENYTKSIKDLNMHLLIPGLPKIHTDDFPDTVQDRTSEAYKVFTEIAMCMRDSDGLIVNTSEAMEGRAIKAFDEGLMEGTTPPVFCIGPLISSAPCRGDDDGCLSWLDSQPSQSVVFLSFGSMGRFSRTQLREIAIGLEKSGQRFLWVVRSEFEDGDSGEPTSLEELLPEGFLERTKGTGMVVRDWAPQAAILSHDSVGGFVTHCGWNSVLESVCEGVPMVAWPLYAEQKLNKVILVEEMKVGVAVKGDKDGLVSSTELCDRVKELMDSDRGKEIRQNIFKMKISATEAVGEGGSSIIALNRLVELWKEH, encoded by the coding sequence ATGACCATGAAGAAGGATTCGATTGTTCTGTACTCAGCTCTGGGAAGAGGACACCTGGTTTCCATGGTGGAACTAGGCAAATTCATATTATCCCATCATCCTTCTCTCTCCATCAACATCCTCTTCCTCACTCCACCCCCTAACCAAGACACCCCCACCTCTCCCACCGCCTTCACCTGCGCCGCCACCGCCAAATACATTAACGCCGTCACTGCCGCCCTTCCCTCCATTACCTTCCACCGCATCCCCCAGATCTCCCTCCCCACCGTCCTCCCTCCCCTAGCCCTAAACTTCGAGCTCTGCCGCGCCACCACCCACCACCTACGCCGCATCATCAACTCAATCTCTCTCTCCTCAAACCTCAAAGCAGTCGTTTTAGACTTCATGAACCACAGCGCCGCACGTGTCACCCACACGCTTCAAATCCCCACGTACTTCTACTACACTTCCGGTGCCTCCACCCTCGCCATTCTCCTTCATCAAATCATCCTTCACGAAAACTACACCAAATCCATCAAGGATCTAAACATGCACCTCCTCATCCCCGGGCTTCCCAAGATCCACACCGATGACTTTCCGGACACGGTGCAGGATCGTACAAGCGAGGCTTACAAGGTTTTTACCGAAATCGCCATGTGCATGAGGGACAGCGATGGTCTTATTGTAAACACGTCTGAAGCCATGGAAGGCAGGGCTATAAAGGCCTTCGACGAAGGGTTGATGGAAGGAACCACACCACCCGTGTTCTGCATTGGGCCTTTGATTTCTTCTGCCCCTTGTAGAGGAGACGATGACGGGTGTTTGAGTTGGCTCGACTCGCAACCGAGTCAGAGTGTGGTGTTTTTGAGCTTTGGAAGCATGGGAAGGTTCTCAAGGACGCAGTTGAGAGAGATCGCTATTGGATTGGAGAAGAGTGGGCAAAGGTTTTTGTGGGTTGTGAGGAGCGAGTTCGAAGATGGTGACTCAGGGGAACCAACTAGTTTGGAGGAGTTGCTGCCGGAGGGGTTTTTGGAGAGGACAAAAGGGACGGGGATGGTGGTCAGAGACTGGGCCCCACAGGCCGCGATTCTGAGTCATGACTCAGTGGGTGGGTTCGTGACTCACTGCGGGTGGAACTCGGTGTTGGAGTCTGTGTGTGAAGGGGTGCCCATGGTGGCGTGGCCTCTGTATGCAGAGCAAAAGCTTAACAAGGTGATTTTGGTGGAGGAAATGAAGGTGGGTGTGGCTGTGAAGGGAGACAAAGATGGGTTAGTGAGTTCCACCGAGTTGTGTGATCGAGTGAAGGAACTGATGGACTCAGACAGAGGGAAAGAAATTAGacagaatattttcaaaatgaaaattagtgCCACGGAAGCAGTGGGAGAAGGTGGATCTTCCATCATTGCTTTGAATAGGTTAGTGGAACTGTGGAAAGAGCACTAA